The nucleotide sequence CACGGGATCAGCGGGGGACCGGCACGGAGGCGAGGATGCTGCCCAGCACGTCGTCCACCTGGACACCGTCCATCAGGGCTTCCGGACGGAGCGCCACGCGGTGCCGCAGGCACGGCTGGGCCAGTGCCTTGACGTCATCCGGGGTGACAAAGCTCCGGCCGGACAGCCATGCCCAGGCCCGGGAGGTGTTCAGCAGCGCGGTGGCGCCACGCGGCGAGACGCCAAGCTGGAAGGACGGGGCTGCACGCGTGGCCCGGACCAGGTCCACGATGTAGCCCTGCACCTCGGGCGCCACGTCGACGGCGGCCACGGCCTGCCGCGCCCGCTCCAGTTCGTCGGCGCCCGCCACCGGGCGGACGCCGGCCCCGGCGAGGTCGCGGGGATCGAAGCCGGCAGCGTGCCTGCGGACCACCTCGATTTCTGCGGCACGGTCAGGAAGGGGCATGGTCAGTTTGAGGAGGAAACGGTCCAGTTGGGCCTCGGGCAGCGGGTAGGTGCCCTCGTACTCGATGGGGTTCTGCGTGGCCGCCACGATGAAAGGCGCCGGCAGCCGGCGCGATACCCCGTCCACGGAGACCTGGCGTTCCTCCATGGCTTCCAGCAGCGAGGCCTGGGTCTTGGGCGGCGTCCTGTTGATTTCGTCAGCCAGGAGGATGTTGGTGAAGACAGGGCCTTCACGGAAGCTGAATTCGGAATTGGCGGCATCGTAGACGAGGGACCCCGTGACGTCGCCGGGCATCAGGTCCGGGGTGAACTGGACGCGCTTGGTGTCCAGGCTCAGGGCCGCGGACAGGGCACGGACCAGAAGGGTCTTGGCCACGCCGGGCACGCCTTCGAGCAGCACGTGTCCGCGCGACAGCAGCGCGATCAGCATGCCGGTGACGGTGGAATCCTGGCCCACAACTGCCTTCGCCACCTCATGCCGGACGTCAAGCAGTGCCTGCCGGACGGGGTCCGGGGAATGGCCTGCGCTGCGCGGGGCGGCCATGGTGCCCACCGGCGCCTCGCCGTAGGTGCCCTGCTGCTGGCCGTTTGGCTGCTGGCTCATCTGGCCTGTACCTCTTTCTCTAGTCGGACAAGGTCCTGGGCCCAGCGGACAAGCTCGGACTCTGTTCCGGGACGGTGTTGCAGGATCCGGAGCATGTCCGGGAGGGTGCTGTCCAGGTGCCGGGCGGCCGCGGCCGCCACGTCCACGGTGTCGGCCCCGGCCCCCACCCGGAGGTCGGCGGCAAGCCGGACGACGGTGCCGGCCCGCAGCGTGTCTGCTGCCCGGGCAACGTCGTGGGCCTCGTGGTACAGCCGTGCCCTGCCCTCTGCGGTTTCGGCGGACTTCACCACCACCGGCAGGGGTTCGAAGACCAGCGGGCCGAGGCGGCGTCCGCGCCACAGCACGGCGAACAGCGCCACCACAAGGAGCCACGGGGCCACGAACGCCGACCATGCCGGTGCAAGCTCGGCGAGGGTCTTCGGTGCGGGGCTGGCGCCGAGGTCCCCAGGACCCGGCAGGTACCAGATGAGGTGGTCCTGACTGCCCAGGGTCCGCAGCGTGAGGGCGGCGTTGCCGTGGTCGGCCAGGAACTGGTTACTGAGCACCGCTGTGCTGCCGAGCACGACGAGTTTTCCTTTCTCTGCCGAGGCGTACAGGCCCCGTCCTGTGGCGCCGGAACCGTAGCACACAGTGCCGCCGGTGTAGAGGAAGCCCCCGTCCGCGCTGATGTCACCGGCGGCCTCGGCGTCGGTGACGGCGCATCCGGGCTGCAGGGTCTGCTCCGAGCCGGGGACCACCCCGGCCTGGCGGATGGTGCCGCCCAGGCCGGTCAATGTGGCCAGGCGCGGCGAAACCACCACCAGCCGGTCCGTCCCGGCAAGAAGCGCGGGGAGCTTTTCGGGGGGAAGGAACCCCCGTTCGTCATAGACCAGGACCGTTGAGCCGGACCCATTGCGGCTGGCCTCCCGCGCCGCGGCCAAGGTTTCCTGGAACGACTCCGTCTGGTTAACACTGACGCCCCGTACGGAAAGGATCTGGGCCGCCGCCCTGGCGCCCGACGGGCCGGGGTTGCGGATGGACAGCTCCTGGCTGTCGGACCGCTGCGTGGACTGCAGGATGAGGACCACCGCAAGGGCAGCGGCCATGGCGACGCCGAAGAGGATTCCCGCCCGGTGCCTGCGGACCCAGCCGGTTTTCCTGCGCCGGGCCGCCACAAAGACGTGTGTCATCTGGGCACCGCCAGTCCGCGAGGCGCAGCTTCTGCATAAGACGGCGTGAGCCGTTCCAGGGTCGAGTCCAGCTCAACCATCGCGGCATGGTCGGATGCCTGCGCGCTCCCGTGGCCGTAGCGGACGGCATCGAACGTGCGGGCCGCAGCGTCCAGTTTGTCGCCGGCTGCCGGGAACGCCCGCGTGAGTTGGCCGGCGGCCTCGTCGGCCGTCCGGCCGGGCTGGGGGTCCAGGACCGCCCGGTCCTCGGCGGAACTTACCACTGCGCGGAACTGTTCGACGACGGCGGCCGCCCAGTCGCCGCGCGCGGCGGCGGCACTTGCGCGCGCCCGGTAGTCCGCTGCCGTGGTGGCTGCTTCGGCGTCGAAGATCTCCTTCGATGCGCGGCGGCGGGCGTTCAGCCGCGGCCGGGCAAGGATGATGGCCACGGCCACGAGGAGGGCGATGCCCAGGCCGATGAGGGGCGCCACCGGAGGTCCGCCGGCGAGGGGCTGGCCGTCGGTCACGGACTGCAGCCAGTCCAGGAACTGCCGCCAGAGCGTTTCCAGCCACCCGGGCGCCGCTTCCCGGTACTCGCGTTTGGAGAGTTCCTCCGCCGCCCAGCGGCGCGCTTCTTCCCGGTCAGGCTGCACCGGCGGTTCCAACGGGCTTTGCAGCAGCACGGCGGCATGCTGCAGGGCCGGCAGGAAGCCGACGGCGCTCATCCCGGCATCGTGGGCGGGCCGGCGCTGTAGCGGCCAGGGCCGTAGACCGGCACGCCCCGGCCGGGGATCCCGCCGTCGTCGTTTCCGGATTCCAGCAGCCGGAGGAGCGCGATGTCCAGTCCCTCGTTGCGCATCCGCAAATCCATATAAAGCAATGCCATGACCGACGTCTGGAAGGCGAACGCCACCGCGCCAACGGCGGCGGAGACCACCGCCATGACAACAACACCCACCACCTGCAGGGCTGTTGACTGGCTCGCCAGGTCCTGGGGGCTGGCGACTGCGGTGAGCAGCGCCGCGAGCAGGGTGACGGGGATGAGGACGATCTGGCTAATGATGCCTATGAGAAGCGACACCGCGAGGACGATGCCGAGGACGCGCCACCAGTTGCCGCGCGTAACGGCCCAGGAACGCCGGATGCCATCCAGCGCCCCGACGTCCTCGACGACGATCGCGGCCGGCGCAACCGTCAGCTTCACCGAAACCCAGATCAAGGCGGCAACAAAGGCCAGGAACAGCGGCAGCACAATCACCAGCGATCCCGTCCCCATGGAATTGGCCAGCCCCACGGTGGCCAGGACAATGAGGGCAATGCCAAGCAGCACGGCTGCCACACCCAGCCCGGCCAGCCGGACCAGGGCCCAGGCGCGTCCGCGTGCCAGCAGCCACATCTGCCGGAACCCGGTGCGCCTGTTGAGGATGGACCTGGCCACAGGCACCACCATGGCCCCCTGCATCACCAGGGCGATGAACAGGGACACCACGCCCACAACCAGGAAGCCGCCCACCAGGGCCCCGAAGATGGAGGTCATTTCGGAGGGGCCGAGGTTCCCCACCCAGGCCTCCGCCGACGCATCGGAGGCCGGGGCCACAAGCGGGAGGACGCTGGCAATCACAGCGCCCAGTGCCTGTGCCAGGAGGCCTGCTCCGAGCATCGCCTTGGGATTCCGGCGGACGGTCTGGAACGCGCCGTCCATGATCTCGCCGAACATCAGCGGCCGCAGCGGCACCACTCCGGGCTTCGGCGGGGCCATGTAGGCGGGATAGGGGGCTGCGGGATTCGGACCTGCGATATTGGGTCCGCTGCTCCACTGCTGCGGAGGACCGTAGGGCTGGTGGGCGCCGGGCTGGTACGGTCCAGGCTGGTAGGGGCCAGGCTGGTACGGTCCAGGCTGGTAGGGGCCAGGCTGCGGGCTGCCCCATTGCGGGGATATGCCCCAGGGCTGCTGCGGCTGCTGGTGCGGCGGCGCCCACGGCGGGTGCGGCTGGCCGGCAGGCTGTTCGGGCGGCCGGTTTCCGGACGGCGGGTGCTGCGGATCCTGCTCTGACAACCTGTTCCTCCCCAAGGTGCGCACCCGCCAACGGCCGGGCACCTCCAGACTATAGTTCCGCCGTCGGGCATCCTAGCTTTCGGGTCTGGCCGGGCTGGAGAAGCCGCCGGTTGCCGTTCCCGCCGGTCCGGCACACGCCCCGCCGAAAACTCCATCAATAAGACAAAGCAACATCAATAAGGGAATATATAACTATGAAGGCACGCATTCTGGTGGTTGATGATGACGAGGCGCTCGCAGAGATGATCGGCATCGTCCTGCGCAATGACGGGTTCGAGCCCGTCTTTTGCGCGGACGGTGGACAGGCTCTGGACGTCTTTCGGTCGTCAAAGCCGGATCTCGTGCTCCTCGACCTGATGCTGCCGGGAACGGACGGCATCGAGGTGTGCCGGCAGATCCGTTCGGAGTCGGATGTTCCGATCGTCATGCTGACGGCCAAATCGGACACCTCCGATGTGGTCAGGGGACTGGAATCAGGTGCCGATGACTATGTGCCCAAGCCCTTCAAGCCGGCCGAGCTCGTTGCCCGTGTGCGCGCGCGCCTGCGCCCCGGCGACCAGAAGGCGCCCGAGACGCTGCGCATCGCGGACGTGACCATCGACGTCGCCGGCCACCTGGTGAGCCGCGGCGACGAGCGCATTTCGCTCACCCCCCTGGAGTTCGATCTCCTGGTTGCCCTGGCGCGCAAGCCCTGGCAGGTTTTCACCCGCGAACTGCTCCTGGAGCAGGTGTGGGGTTAC is from Arthrobacter sp. QXT-31 and encodes:
- a CDS encoding AAA family ATPase; translation: MAAPRSAGHSPDPVRQALLDVRHEVAKAVVGQDSTVTGMLIALLSRGHVLLEGVPGVAKTLLVRALSAALSLDTKRVQFTPDLMPGDVTGSLVYDAANSEFSFREGPVFTNILLADEINRTPPKTQASLLEAMEERQVSVDGVSRRLPAPFIVAATQNPIEYEGTYPLPEAQLDRFLLKLTMPLPDRAAEIEVVRRHAAGFDPRDLAGAGVRPVAGADELERARQAVAAVDVAPEVQGYIVDLVRATRAAPSFQLGVSPRGATALLNTSRAWAWLSGRSFVTPDDVKALAQPCLRHRVALRPEALMDGVQVDDVLGSILASVPVPR
- a CDS encoding DUF4350 domain-containing protein; translation: MTHVFVAARRRKTGWVRRHRAGILFGVAMAAALAVVLILQSTQRSDSQELSIRNPGPSGARAAAQILSVRGVSVNQTESFQETLAAAREASRNGSGSTVLVYDERGFLPPEKLPALLAGTDRLVVVSPRLATLTGLGGTIRQAGVVPGSEQTLQPGCAVTDAEAAGDISADGGFLYTGGTVCYGSGATGRGLYASAEKGKLVVLGSTAVLSNQFLADHGNAALTLRTLGSQDHLIWYLPGPGDLGASPAPKTLAELAPAWSAFVAPWLLVVALFAVLWRGRRLGPLVFEPLPVVVKSAETAEGRARLYHEAHDVARAADTLRAGTVVRLAADLRVGAGADTVDVAAAAARHLDSTLPDMLRILQHRPGTESELVRWAQDLVRLEKEVQAR
- a CDS encoding DUF4129 domain-containing protein, translating into MSAVGFLPALQHAAVLLQSPLEPPVQPDREEARRWAAEELSKREYREAAPGWLETLWRQFLDWLQSVTDGQPLAGGPPVAPLIGLGIALLVAVAIILARPRLNARRRASKEIFDAEAATTAADYRARASAAAARGDWAAAVVEQFRAVVSSAEDRAVLDPQPGRTADEAAGQLTRAFPAAGDKLDAAARTFDAVRYGHGSAQASDHAAMVELDSTLERLTPSYAEAAPRGLAVPR
- a CDS encoding DUF7847 domain-containing protein, which encodes MSEQDPQHPPSGNRPPEQPAGQPHPPWAPPHQQPQQPWGISPQWGSPQPGPYQPGPYQPGPYQPGPYQPGAHQPYGPPQQWSSGPNIAGPNPAAPYPAYMAPPKPGVVPLRPLMFGEIMDGAFQTVRRNPKAMLGAGLLAQALGAVIASVLPLVAPASDASAEAWVGNLGPSEMTSIFGALVGGFLVVGVVSLFIALVMQGAMVVPVARSILNRRTGFRQMWLLARGRAWALVRLAGLGVAAVLLGIALIVLATVGLANSMGTGSLVIVLPLFLAFVAALIWVSVKLTVAPAAIVVEDVGALDGIRRSWAVTRGNWWRVLGIVLAVSLLIGIISQIVLIPVTLLAALLTAVASPQDLASQSTALQVVGVVVMAVVSAAVGAVAFAFQTSVMALLYMDLRMRNEGLDIALLRLLESGNDDGGIPGRGVPVYGPGRYSAGPPTMPG
- the mtrA gene encoding MtrAB system response regulator MtrA, which gives rise to MKARILVVDDDEALAEMIGIVLRNDGFEPVFCADGGQALDVFRSSKPDLVLLDLMLPGTDGIEVCRQIRSESDVPIVMLTAKSDTSDVVRGLESGADDYVPKPFKPAELVARVRARLRPGDQKAPETLRIADVTIDVAGHLVSRGDERISLTPLEFDLLVALARKPWQVFTRELLLEQVWGYRHAADTRLVNVHVQRLRSKIERDPEAPEVVLTVRGVGYKAGS